A region of the Apium graveolens cultivar Ventura chromosome 6, ASM990537v1, whole genome shotgun sequence genome:
CAAAAATATAGGATATAGATTTAGGAATATTAATATTTGTAAGAGCAATTAGATGCACCAACTCAGCTATTATTTCCACAAGCATAATCATGATATGTCTATATATCACAATATAAGAAGTCAGGATTTTTTTCGATTACTCAAAGGTGTGCGCGCCATAACTGTATGATATGCACAAGTTCCCCACATGAAAATAATGAATTTAATTAGTTGCATATACTTTTAAATAATAACACAAACAATTTATAAAAATCAAAAATGATTGAATACACTAATCTGAATCGATAAAAAATTATTGCAAATcttcaataaaataaatttaaaattcacTTTCACTATAAGTACTTGTAATTACCACATCTAAATAACAAAAAGAAGAATATAAATTATATACCTCCTGTTAGTTCTTCTTCTAGATAGAACAGTTTGAGAAGATGATAGTCAAGAAAGTTGGGAAATATATATAGATGTATGGATGTGTATATAGCTGAAAATCAGTCCGCCCTTTTTTAATGTGATTACCCGCGCTTCTTCCTTTATTTTGTGGgataattttgtaattttatggGTTATTGGATAAGGGAAGTGTCACTATCCAATGGGGGAGTCGGTAAGCCACTTCCTGAACTGTTGGGATATTTCAATTTCTAGGGTTATTTATATTTCCCATATTATAGCCAACCAAACAACACTGTAAATAATTAATTCCTTGGAATTTAGAATTCCTACATAAATATACGTATACCAAACGACATCTAAAAGTATCAGATTGATATATCTATTGATTAAGGATCATCACAATACTAGTTCCCATGCAACAAGTAAGAACATTGTACAACAAAATGTAGCCTTGATTACACGTGTACATAGATTTATAGTAATTTTACTAATTTTTTAACCCTGTACAAAGTATACAACAATGTTATGTGATAATTTATAGATTTAAATATCATTAAAATCCACTTTTAATATGGGTAtttgttatagggagaatttcgtataacagtgttgtggaggttaatgggtGGAACAAGGATCAAGGGCGGTGTTTGAAGGCGGGGGAAGGTTATGTATGGaggtggctgagcttgtatgttgactcttcaagaaagaatagggtttgttattctctgtcaagtgtcgactcatgtctcttacaagtgcctacgtaccctatttatagggatcaagcctcacgtagttcttgggaaacaagtcacgtaggctagggttaggactcttcagcccgtgcagcccaagcccacgataaagtcaggccttcagccaattagtcatgTAAATCTTGACCGGCCCCACatgcttcctacaatctcgcggcatctccgcaatccttcccATGATTGTAGCAGCAACCCGTGTCGGCCCCGAAATCTACGAGAAACTCAATCATCTATGAGCCACTTTCTATGTCGAACACAAAGTCCTCTAATGCGGGCCAGCCTGGCGGCCTCAGCCCGCATCGCCTTccttttttatcaataaatacaatgttaCCTCTGCTTTTATAAGATGTGGTCTCATGGGCCCGACCCGCGTGTGGGCACCGGAGCTAGCCCACGTGTGGGCatctgagcccacctcgcgtgaaGGCACAACCGATCCcagctcgcatatgagagcccagATGGCAAATGTGAGCCCAGATGGAAAATGTGAGCCCAGCTCATATGTGTGAGCCCCGCTTACATGTGTGAGCCCATaaggacctgtttagggcccataaCCGAAAtcgggcataacaactaccccaaAATTCCTGGTCGTATCTTAAGGCTAGGAATTTTCCAACATTAGTCTTTCATAGCCTCGCAGGTGCGAGCCCACCAGGCTGTACCAAGCCGCCTCGCGTGCCTCGCCTCGCATGCCTTTCTTCTACCATGCATTCTGAACGAATGACAGTTGTTCGACAGTTGGCGTGGGGATTTGTGTCGTCATCTGAGATGGTGACACGTGTCGCTTCCCCTTTCTTTCTCCTATACCCTATAAATATGTGGGATTTCAGTTCATTTCTTCACTTTGCCAAGAACACTAACGAATTGCAGCCCAttttgctcaaggatctaccacgTCGAAAACCATCATCACCAGAAGAACCTTCTACCGACGGTGATATTCTCCGGGACCAGATTCATCAGGATCTTCATACACCTCTCCAAGAGGTACTCTTCGATTCGAGCCCATTTTCATTCATACTTAGTCATTCAACTCGAGCACACACCACTTGTTTGATGTGAGCTCACATACACACATGATATGCGATGCGAGCCCGTCTGCTCATTTAGATACTTAGGTACGATCCCGTGTGAGATGTGAGGACACTTAGGTGCGACCCCATACCTGTTTTTACTTTCTTTTTAGGGACACACAGTAATTTTCACCATCTTTTCCAGATGTCGAGTGCATCTTCAGCTCGCTCCTATCGATCATCTCGCTCCTCGAGCTCGGCTCGCTCCTGTGCTAGCCCGGTTCGCTCTTCAGCCACTCCGTCTCCAATAAACCAATATCCACCCGAGCAGTGAGGCTCAAAGGACTTTCAATGCGAGCTGACTTCTCTTTCTGGCTGTCTCAGCCAACCCATCTCTCCCGGCTCAGCTATCACCCCTCAAGGGGCATTAAACATTGCTAGAGTTGAGAACTCGATGCGAGCAACCGGCTCCGGCTCGCTTGATATTCACGTCGACCCTAACCCTGAAGATTATACCAgggaaaaaaatatatatgattGGAGAAACAGGCATGTGGACCTCTTCAACATTCTAACTTCCTTTGGGGTGGAGGAGCTTCTAAACCGTGAGCCCGCTCCACTAGATAAAGAGCGAGCTAAGGAGATTCTAAGAGAAATGGTTGAAGAAAGGACGGCCCTCCTGAGGCAAGCTGCAGCTAACAACCTCGATCCCATTCACCTCAACTAAGAGTCCACTGACAGCGACCTGGGAAGTGCATACTACGACACCAAGAAGGAAAAAGAGCTTATAGCCGAAGAATATCCCATCTTGGGGCTCGAGGGTAAAGAAGACAGCTCGCATTGGTCTTATGACTCCCCTCAAAGGGAGGAGGTGGCAGATGTCACTAGCCAGTATAAGATTTGCAACTATAACTATGTCCCTGCGGCCTGTCCTGAGCCTTATGTGCCTCCTGCCCAGCCCGAGCTTGAGGGTGAAATTATTTTTAAGAGGCAGATCATTCCTGATGGGGAGGAGAGCTCAACTGTAAACGAGGAGGTTAAGGTGCTCTCTTGCTGTGACCTGCCCACTTCACTGACTTAGAAACATCTGGCCGAGCATATTAAGCAGTTCCAGCTCGAGGGCCATGTTGTCTTGCCCCTGCCTCACATGAGGTGCTACAGATTTAACCATCCGTAGAATGGAGGCAGGGTGCCTCGCATGGTCTTGTCCACCTTCCTATTAAGGCTAGGAATCTCCTCACCCCTTTATCCCTTCATCAAAGATGCCCAGCTCGCCCCCCTTTAGATCAATCCAAACGGATACCGGGCCGCTCTCGCCTTGTACATCATGTACAATAAATACGGGTTTCCGCCTCAAACAGCGAGGCAGATGGGCTACTTCCTTAATCTGAAGCATTCTCCTAATGACTTTGGATATTTCTACTTGTCTGTCTGGCAGTGCTTCACCAAAAAAAACCTTATCCATAATGGGCCGAGCAACTCAGGGAAGTGGAAGAGCCCTTATTTCTATATCCACGAGGTGCCTCGAGTCCAGACTCATTTTTCCTACAATCCATGTAAGTCTTCCTTGGCCGCTCTCGTCTTTTCTACCATAATTCTTTTCCTTAACAAGAAATGTTTTTATTTTTCTCATCTTCAGCCACCCCGCCTCGCACTGTCCTTGTGGGAAAAGAAAAAACAAATGCGGATAGCCTTCTAGATCTTCCTAAGGCGGACAGGGACATTCGAAAACTCATAACAACCTCGAACCTGGTCGCGTATGGGTTTTTGAAGGAAGGGGTGAGGCTGACTCCTCAAAAGAAGAAACCTAAGAAGAGAGCCAGAAAGGGTAAGAATATCGGGCCCGCATGTGCTAGCCTGTTTGCTCGCATGCGCGAGCTCAAATGCTCGCGTGTTTGCATTTCCTGCATGCATCTCACTTCACATTGCACCTTAATTTTCCGTATTTTTCATCTGCTCTCATTACTTCTTTCCATTGCATCTCGCTGTGACTAATCTATCACTTCATTGTTTTCtttttcagaaatggccatctCCCATATCCCCTTCATGGAAAAGGCCGAGCAGGCTGCGGCCTCGAGCCCAGTTTAGCCCGCGGCTACGATCACAAGGGCTTGCTTTCAGGCTAATCCTCCAGCCCGCATGACTACTCTCTCCGAGCATCTCAAGAATTCAGGGGCTTCTCCTCGGCTGAAAAGGCATAGAGGCCATAAGGAGGGAAAAATTGGCGAGCCTGAGCCAAAAAAGGCTGCTCCATCTGAGCCAAAAAAGGCTGCTCCATCTGATGCCCCTCTTCCAACTTCTTCTTCAGTCAACACAGTCGTGACCACATTTGGCCGGCTCGCTCAAGCTAACATCCGCGACCAGGATGTGAAGAATTGGTCCTCTTCTTCTCTCGAGGCTAACCAGGACGCACTGACCCGGGCCGCGGCTGAGGTGTATTATCGTCAGCTGTCTAAGGCTCgagaaatgcgatccctcatccAGACCAATATAAAGCTCGACTCTAAGGTCAAATCTCTTCAGAGCAAGGTAGCTGAGCACGGGCAGGAGAAAGTTACGCTGGTGAATAATTATAATCAAAAGATGCTTGACTTGAACATTGCTCATGAGAAGGCCTTAAGGGAGCAGAAGGAAGCTCATGACCTGGCCGTTGAGGCGTGGAAGAAGGATAAGGATAGCCTCGAGGGTAGGGTACTCGAGCTGGAGGGATCAGTTTCTGCCCTGATCGAGGGCCGCGAGGCCGCCCACGCTGATGCTAGGAACCTGGGGGCCATGAACTTTATGAAAATCTTCATCAAGAAGGTTCCTGATTTTGATTGGGCAGCTTTGGGTGCAAGCACAGCTAGGCATGCCGAGAAGCTGAAGCTGGAGATGGAAAGGGATGCCCAAATTGCGGAGGAGGCCCGGCTCGCGGCCGAGCAGGCCCGGGTCGCTGATGATGAAATCCGTAGGGAGGCAAAGGATGATAAGCCTTAGTGTAATTTTATTTCAGAACTAGAATTTTGACTGGGTAGGCGGGCACCCTTCTTGCCTCGCGTTTGTATTTAAAATATTCTGCCTTGGGGTATAACTTATTTGCCTTTTGTTTATATAATTTCTAAGTCTTTTGTGCCCGTATTTGTGTTTTGTGATAGCTGGTTTTATCTTGTTTTATGTAAATATACCATGCCCCTATTGACCAAAAGCTATCATAGCCCTGGCCGCGTATGACGGGTATTACACCTTCTCAGTAAGCCGAGCAGGCTCGTATTATTATTTACTCGCAAATGTTGTAGGTGTACTCGCATTAGTGGGCCGGTCCTAGGAGCTCATATCTTGTTCATGTGTCTTCTCACTATTTTCATAGTTTTATCTTTGCTTTGTGCTCATATCTTTTTTAAGCGGGTCATGGCCCAGCTCCTTTCCTATACTTGTCGTCAAGCGGGCCGGGGCCCGGCCTAATTtgtgattttaacatgttaataaaacAACCGTTTTGTCCTCGCATGGGTTCCCAAGAATGGGCTCCCCTGCTAGgtatttaatctattaacagaagttaaaatatcaagtgcccaaatagagatcaatcgtttattcatagataatgggaagtgaaaggagtacatgcttgtggtctcagggaggcacctatatggcactacctcccgagacttaggaatatttTAAGATATTACTAAGTCTGAAAAGAATAATATTATTGATAATACTTACGGAGGTGTTCCGCGTTCCAGGCTCTCGGGATCAATTTGTcttgcatatcattgaggtggtaggttccctcccagAGCACTGATTTTATCTTGTAGGGGCTTTCCCAGTTTGCCCCAAAGACTTCGTGGCTCACCACCTTGGTGTTTGGCATGACTCGGCGCAgaaccaaatctcccaccttAAAAGTCCGGGCTCGAACCTTACTGTTGTAGTTCCTAGCTATCCTCTGTTGATATGCCACTATCCTGATCTGAGAATGTTCTCGAGTTTCTTCGATCATGTCCAAATAGAGCCGATGATTGACCTTGTTTTCCTCTGAGTCATAGTTGTCTCTCCGGAAAGATCCTGCCCACACTTTAACGGGCACCATAGCTTTACACCCATACACCAGAAAAAAAGGGGTCTCTCCAGTTGTAGTTCGAGGTGTCGTGTTGTAAGACCATAGGACCTGGGTGAATTCTTCTGGCCATGTCCCTTTTTTCTCTTCAAGTTTTGCCTTCAGGGTGTGCTTAATGATCTTGTTAACAGCCTCTGTCTGTCCGTTGCTCTGGGGGTGGCAAACTGCGCTAAAGCTCTTCTGAATCCCCAGCTACTTACAAAATTCTCGCATTTTCTTGCTATCAAATTATTTCCCATTGTCAGATATCAACTTGTAAGGGATGCCATAGCGACACACAATAGCCCTGTATATAAACTCTCTGAGCATTTTTTCCGTGATAGTGGCTAGAGGCTCGGCCTCTGCACACTTAGTGAAGTAATCTACCGCAACAACCGCATACTTGACACGTCCCTTGGCCTTCGGGAGTTCCCCAATCAGATTAATTCCCCACATAGAGAAGGGCCAAgggctcatgagggatgtgaGAGAGGCCACAGGGCTGTTGTAATAATTTGCATATCGCTGACACTTATCACACGCTCGGGAGAATTCGAATGCGTCTTTTTTCAGCGATGGCCAGAAGTAGTCTTGACGGAGGATTTTctgagctagagagctaccccccgagtgatttcCATAAATGCCTTCGTATACTTCCCTAAGTATATAATTGCACTCCTCCTCATCTATTCACTTGAGGAGGGGCATACTGAACCCTCTTCTGTATAGGACCCCATCATATATCATATAGCGGGCTGCCTTGTGTTTTATTCTTTTGCATCATTCTTTTCATCAGGGAGTGATCCTTCTTTTATGTAGGCTAAGATAGGTGTCATCCATGTGGGGCCGAGGTTGCCACTGAGGTTGCCCACCTCGTGCTCGGGTACACTAGGTTGCCTTTGTATATCAAGGGGCACGACCCCTAGCAGGGTGGCCTCGTGGCACGATCCGAGTTTAGCTAGCTCGCCCGCGCCTTCATTCTGCCCGCGTGGGATTAATTCCAGCCTCACCTCGTTGAACCTTGCGATTATCCTCTGTGCGCACTTTAGGTAAAGCTCCGTTCTCGACCCCATAGCTTGATACACCCCATTTATCTGATAGACCATAATCATGGAGTCACTAAACACATTCAAATTCTCCACCTTCATTTCCAAAGCTAGCTTGAGACCGGTGATCAGggcctcatactcagcatcattgttggttgcaTGAAAGTCCAGACGGGTTGCACGTCTAATCTTGTGCGCCTCTAGGTTGATTAGCTCCATTCCAGCTCCTTCTCCATCACCATTAGAGGCTCCATCCACAAATAGGCTCCACCATGGGGCACTATTTTGGCTTTACAGCCCAACTTCTTCTGTGCTAGGCATGACAACAAGGGCTCCCGACTCCACTTCTTGATGTAGAGGAAATTCTAGAACAAAATCAGCCAGGGCTTGGCCTTTGATTGCGGTCCTTGGCTTATAATCCACGTCGAATTGGCTGAGCTCAACCGTCCACTTCAGCATTCGACCAGAAGACTCTAGTTTGTGCATCACTTGTCTGAGGGGGTAGGAGGTTCGCACTTCTACCATGTGCGCATGAAAATAAGGCCTGAACTTTCGGAAGGCCAGGATTAGAGCATATGCTAACTTCTCGAGGCTTGTTTACCGGGTCTCAGCATCGGCTAAccttttactcacataatataccTGGAACTGGATATCATCCTCCTCTCAGACTAATACCGCACTTACTGTAAAGTCAGAGACGGCTAAATATAGGACCAACGTCTCTTTTGCCTTTGGGTTGGACAATATTGGAGGGCTGCTGAGATGCTTCTTTATGTTCTGAAAGGCTTCCTCACATTCTTTTATCCATTCAAAATTCTTCCCAACTCCTTTAATCACCTTGAAGAACTCCTGACATTTGTTGGAAGACTTTGAGATAAAGCGGTTTAAGGCAGCCACCCGCCCCGTTAAGCTTTGGACGTCCTTCACCCGTCGGGGGGATTTCATCTCGAGTAGGGCTCGTATCTtggcggggttggcctcaatgccCCTATGGTTGACAATAAACCCCAAAAACATCCCCGATTCGACCTCAAACAAACATTTCTGGGGGTTGAGCTTCATCCTGTACTCCCTTAGGATCTGGAACATTTCTGCAAGGTGGCGGACGTGATCCCTTGCTTCTTTTGACTTCACAAGCA
Encoded here:
- the LOC141666116 gene encoding uncharacterized protein LOC141666116, which gives rise to MELINLEAHKIRRATRLDFHATNNDAEYEALITGLKLALEMKVENLNVFSDSMIMVYQINGVYQAMGSRTELYLKCAQRIIARFNEVRLELIPRGQNEGAGELAKLGSCHEATLLGVVPLDIQRQPSVPEHEVGNLSGNLGPTWMTPILAYIKEGSLPDEKNDAKE